The following proteins come from a genomic window of Triticum aestivum cultivar Chinese Spring chromosome 6A, IWGSC CS RefSeq v2.1, whole genome shotgun sequence:
- the LOC123132278 gene encoding U-box domain-containing protein 52 isoform X2, with the protein MLHTTPILTEAKRHDAAGKKAVALTAAMRRSGPKGRGSGGGEAEGKAAVAVDGDKSSQHALKWAADHVLSRYQPFFLVHVRRKNAALNPAGGKQFSTSHVQEDVAACFLAQLDLQTKELMLPFQCFCSRRGLQCRDVILDGTDVSKAIVDFVVKYNVDKIVLGASSKSAFTRTIWKMDVATSVTKNAPNFCSVYVIAKGKLSTFRPATHAIDNDTSKEDMKSDAPGNGPLAVQSEPTPKFPGEEPSYRLMSTHAAAHIGTNFDEAAQHGNLKALVQQRSADSHLSKTSSCPSEFIRVVNKQGNHLSPEYPENRRETLFLLNKDNEHPFQAPHEEYLGIDDNALSLEYNAYGSLTPTGECASAASNYQADDVKADLRQFQKRNGNMLRNYKELPLGDEDGTENLHAVDERKDGPLLGRQGAKPNSAVRGPKQNLLTLETLSSDPQHRERITEEFMDHSAQKQVNPMLRRLPPKFFSPRNDIYGSTPEEKHKLELNSKPFPRPIETKRILECLPTRLECRLYNPNEIAKATNNFSEDLKVGEGGYGPVYKATLSNTPVAVKILHSNVTQGLKQFQQEIDLLNNLRHPNMVQLVGACPEYGCLIYEYMPNGSLEDRLYCRSNTPPLPWQLRFKISVELATGLLYLHKMKPEAFVHRDLKPGNILLGEDFVCKIADVGLARIIPRSMDDTKTQYRMTDAAGTFCYIDPEYQKTGLVSTKSDVYALGIIYLQMITAKDAMGLAYAVSDALEEGTFEDLLDSRVTGWPVEEAKRFAELALKCCELRHRDRPDLESVVLPELVRLHALSVPSEHPSMDQSHQRSASDKECRI; encoded by the exons ATGTTGCACACCACTCCGATCTTGACGGAGGCCAAGCGGCACGACGCCGCCGGCAAGAAGGCGGTCGCCCTCACGGCCGCGATGAGGCGCTCGGGGCCCAAGGGTCGCGGCAGCGGAGGGGGCGAGGCGGAGGGGAAGGCGGCCGTCGCCGTCGACGGCGACAAGAGCAGCCAGCACGCGCTCAAGTGGGCCGCCGACCACGTCCTCTCCCGCTACCAGCCCTTCTTCCTGGTCCACGTCCGCCGCAAGAACGCCGCGCTCAACCCCGCCG GCGGGAAGCAGTTCTCCACGTCGCACGTGCAGGAGGATGTCGCGGCTTGTTTTCTGGCCCAGCTGGACCTTCAGACCAAAGAGCTGATGCTGCCTTTCCAATGCTTCTGCAGCAGAAGAGGG TTGCAATGCAGGGATGTCATTCTTGATGGAACAGATGTGTCGAAAGCTATCGTGGACTTTGTTGTAAAATATAATGTTGACAAGATTGTGCTGGGAGCATCATCTAAGAGTGCATTTACAAG AacaatttggaaaatggatgtcgcTACATCTGTTACAAAAAATGCACCAAACTTCTGTTCAGTGTATGTGATTGCAAAAGGAAAGTTATCTACTTTTAGGCCAGCCACTCATGCAATCGACAATGATACAAGCAAAGAGGATATGAAATCTGATGCACCTGGCAATGGGCCTTTAGCTGTACAAA GTGAACCAACACCCAAGTTCCCTGGCGAAGAACCTTCTTACAG GCTGATGTCGACACACGCTGCTGCGCACATCGGTACCAATTTTGATGAAGCAGCACAACATGGCAACCTCAAGGCACTAGTTCAACAGAGAAGTGCCGATTCACATCTTTCAAAAACATCTTCATGTCCAAGTGAATTCATAAGAGTTGTGAATAAACAAGGCAATCATTTGTCTCCAGAATATCCCGAGAATCGTAGAGAAACCTTGTTTTTGCTAAATAAGGACAATGAGCATCCATTCCAGGCTCCACATGAAGAATACTTGGGCATTGATGATAATGCACTTAGTCTTGAATATAATGCCTATGGCTCTTTAACCCCAACTGGAGAATGTGCTTCAGCAGCTTCGAACTATCAAGCA GATGATGTGAAAGCTGATCTGAGGCAATTTCAGAAAAGGAATGGCAATATGCTTCGGAACTACAAAGAG TTACCTCTTGGGGACGAAGATGGGACAGAAAACTTGCATGCCGTTGATGAACGAAAAGATGGTCCTTTACTTGGTAGACAAGGTGCCAAACCGAATTCAGCGGTTCGTGGCCCAAAGCAAAACCTCTTGACACTTGAAACTTTATCTTCCGACCCTCAGCATAGAGAAAGAATCACAGAGGAATTTATGGATCACAGTGCCCAGAAACAAGTTAACCCAATGTTGCGACGCTTGCCTCCAAAATTTTTCTCACCTCGAAATGATATATATGGATCCACTCCTGAGGAGAAACATAAACTTGAATTGAACAGCAAACCCTTTCCAAGGCCAATTGAGACTAAAAGAATACTAGAGTGTCTCCCTACTAGATTAGAGTGCAGATTGTATAATCCAAATGAAATCGCGAAGGCGACCAATAATTTCTCAGAAGACCTGAAGGTTGGGGAAGGAGGTTATGGACCAGTCTATAAAGCTACACTTAGTAATACCCCTGTTGCAGTCAAGATTCTTCACTCCAATGTAACTCAAGGCCTGAAACAGTTTCAACAGGAG ATTGATCTGCTGAACAACCTTCGGCATCCCAACATGGTACAACTAGTGGGTGCTTGTCCCGAGTATGGTTGCCTAATATACGAGTACATGCCGAATGGTAGCCTCGAGGACCGGCTCTATTGTCGTTCAAACACTCCGCCACTGCCATGGCAGCTCCGTTTCAAGATTTCAGTGGAGTTAGCCACTGGCCTGCTCTACCTACACAAAATGAAGCCTGAAGCCTTTGTTCACCGAGACCTCAAGCCTGGGAACATCCTCCTTGGCGAAGATTTCGTCTGCAAGATCGCCGATGTTGGTCTCGCCCGCATCATCCCCCGATCGATGGATGACACAAAGACGCAGTACCGGATGACCGACGCAGCGGGGACCTTTTGCTACATTGATCCTGAGTACCAGAAGACAGGACTGGTCAGCACAAAATCTGATGTGTATGCCCTCGGCATTATCTATCTTCAGATGATCACCGCAAAGGACGCCATGGGGCTCGCCTACGCTGTATCTGATGCACTGGAAGAAGGGACCTTTGAGGATCTCTTGGATAGCAGAGTGACTGGCTGGCCGGTGGAGGAGGCGAAGAGGTTTGCCGAGCTTGCACTGAAATGCTGCGAGCTGCGGCATAGAGACCGCCCCGATCTGGAATCTGTTGTGCTACCTGAGCTAGTCCGTCTGCATGCACTAAGTGTGCCATCTGAACATCCTTCCATGGACCAATCCCATCAGCGTTCAGCCAGTGACAAG GAATGCAGGATTTAA
- the LOC123129490 gene encoding uncharacterized protein: MTVKLMNGSVTLDQGWATYEAVHQIKIGYMALLHAATKHAPNAPSALPASSVPHFSQPKSLQSPPGAATTQELPPAMFLEQVPAHLRGERRWGDGVMRDLDISMRDQGPVRSVDDTLFQRCSLVASVARIASGAASGVGGGLLALWFATGQVQKLLGVPRPPGILMLGYGCGCFSLYMKMQYYDLQKDFAAIVLEHGEEHTKRELAKIILNNHSTDKSLVEVLKRHYVADHLLSDEHQEKQLFRWRQRHLYVDSAFMERLKEELIEVVKKKVIERVEKSKANNADGEAESSANVGLFEEDPLACVLGTPDSNRKMNMLHTGTILTRRELLIEEVTGSIISDILKTAPISDMLEIAAL; encoded by the exons ATGACGGTCAAGCTGATGAACGGCAGTGTGACACtagatcagggttgggccacctacgaAGCCGTTCATCAGATTaagatcggctacatg GCACTGTTGCAcgcggcaaccaaacacgccccgaACGCCCCGAGCGCCCTCCCGGCATCCTCTGTCCCTCACTTCTCGCAACCCAAATCGCTGCAGTCTCCCCCGGGTGCGGCGACGACGCAGGAGCTGCCGCCGGCGATGTTCCTGGAGCAGGTCCCCGCACACCTACGGGGCGAG CGCCGATGGGGTGATGGTGTGATGCGCGATCTGGACATCTCCATGCGTGACCAG GGCCCGGTGCGCTCGGTGGACGATACGCTGTTCCAAAGATGCAGCTTGGTCGCGTCCGTGGCACGCATCGCGAGCGGCGCGGCATCAGGCGTCGGTGGAGGATTGCTCGCTCTCTGGTTTGCGACGGGACAAG TTCAGAAATTGCTTGGGGTTCCACGTCCTCCTGGAATACTGATGTTGGGCTACGGCTGCG GTTGTTTTTCCTTGTACATGAAGATGCAGTATTATGACCTCCAGAAGGATTTTGCTGCAATCGTTTTGGAGCATGGAGAAGAACACACGAAGAGGGAGCTAGCTAAAAT AATACTCAATAACCATAGCACTGACAAATCACTGGTTGAAGTTCTGAAGAGGCACTATGTAGCTGATCATCTGTTGAGTGATGAGCATCAAGAGAAGCAACTTTTCAGGTGGCGCCAACGCCATTTGTATGTGGACAGCGCTTTTATGGAGAGGTTGAAGGAGGAGCTTATAGAAGTGGTGAAGAAGAAAGTTATAGAAAGGGTGGAGAAGTCTAAAGCAAACAACGCCGATGGTGAGGCCGAATCAAGTGCAAACGTT GGATTATTTGAGGAGGATCCACTGGCTTGTGTGCTTGGCACTCCAGACAGCAACAGGAAGATGAACATGTTGCACACAGGCACTATCCTGACGAGACGGGAGCTTCTCATCGAAGAAGTTACTGGCAGCATCATCTCCGACATCCTGAAAACTGCCCCCATCTCCGACATGCTGGAAATTGCTGCATTATGA
- the LOC123132278 gene encoding U-box domain-containing protein 52 isoform X1, giving the protein MLHTTPILTEAKRHDAAGKKAVALTAAMRRSGPKGRGSGGGEAEGKAAVAVDGDKSSQHALKWAADHVLSRYQPFFLVHVRRKNAALNPAGGKQFSTSHVQEDVAACFLAQLDLQTKELMLPFQCFCSRRGLQCRDVILDGTDVSKAIVDFVVKYNVDKIVLGASSKSAFTRTIWKMDVATSVTKNAPNFCSVYVIAKGKLSTFRPATHAIDNDTSKEDMKSDAPGNGPLAVQSEPTPKFPGEEPSYRLMSTHAAAHIGTNFDEAAQHGNLKALVQQRSADSHLSKTSSCPSEFIRVVNKQGNHLSPEYPENRRETLFLLNKDNEHPFQAPHEEYLGIDDNALSLEYNAYGSLTPTGECASAASNYQADDVKADLRQFQKRNGNMLRNYKELPLGDEDGTENLHAVDERKDGPLLGRQGAKPNSAVRGPKQNLLTLETLSSDPQHRERITEEFMDHSAQKQVNPMLRRLPPKFFSPRNDIYGSTPEEKHKLELNSKPFPRPIETKRILECLPTRLECRLYNPNEIAKATNNFSEDLKVGEGGYGPVYKATLSNTPVAVKILHSNVTQGLKQFQQEIDLLNNLRHPNMVQLVGACPEYGCLIYEYMPNGSLEDRLYCRSNTPPLPWQLRFKISVELATGLLYLHKMKPEAFVHRDLKPGNILLGEDFVCKIADVGLARIIPRSMDDTKTQYRMTDAAGTFCYIDPEYQKTGLVSTKSDVYALGIIYLQMITAKDAMGLAYAVSDALEEGTFEDLLDSRVTGWPVEEAKRFAELALKCCELRHRDRPDLESVVLPELVRLHALSVPSEHPSMDQSHQRSASDKDLILVDGLSEILTEGSAKAGSFSA; this is encoded by the exons ATGTTGCACACCACTCCGATCTTGACGGAGGCCAAGCGGCACGACGCCGCCGGCAAGAAGGCGGTCGCCCTCACGGCCGCGATGAGGCGCTCGGGGCCCAAGGGTCGCGGCAGCGGAGGGGGCGAGGCGGAGGGGAAGGCGGCCGTCGCCGTCGACGGCGACAAGAGCAGCCAGCACGCGCTCAAGTGGGCCGCCGACCACGTCCTCTCCCGCTACCAGCCCTTCTTCCTGGTCCACGTCCGCCGCAAGAACGCCGCGCTCAACCCCGCCG GCGGGAAGCAGTTCTCCACGTCGCACGTGCAGGAGGATGTCGCGGCTTGTTTTCTGGCCCAGCTGGACCTTCAGACCAAAGAGCTGATGCTGCCTTTCCAATGCTTCTGCAGCAGAAGAGGG TTGCAATGCAGGGATGTCATTCTTGATGGAACAGATGTGTCGAAAGCTATCGTGGACTTTGTTGTAAAATATAATGTTGACAAGATTGTGCTGGGAGCATCATCTAAGAGTGCATTTACAAG AacaatttggaaaatggatgtcgcTACATCTGTTACAAAAAATGCACCAAACTTCTGTTCAGTGTATGTGATTGCAAAAGGAAAGTTATCTACTTTTAGGCCAGCCACTCATGCAATCGACAATGATACAAGCAAAGAGGATATGAAATCTGATGCACCTGGCAATGGGCCTTTAGCTGTACAAA GTGAACCAACACCCAAGTTCCCTGGCGAAGAACCTTCTTACAG GCTGATGTCGACACACGCTGCTGCGCACATCGGTACCAATTTTGATGAAGCAGCACAACATGGCAACCTCAAGGCACTAGTTCAACAGAGAAGTGCCGATTCACATCTTTCAAAAACATCTTCATGTCCAAGTGAATTCATAAGAGTTGTGAATAAACAAGGCAATCATTTGTCTCCAGAATATCCCGAGAATCGTAGAGAAACCTTGTTTTTGCTAAATAAGGACAATGAGCATCCATTCCAGGCTCCACATGAAGAATACTTGGGCATTGATGATAATGCACTTAGTCTTGAATATAATGCCTATGGCTCTTTAACCCCAACTGGAGAATGTGCTTCAGCAGCTTCGAACTATCAAGCA GATGATGTGAAAGCTGATCTGAGGCAATTTCAGAAAAGGAATGGCAATATGCTTCGGAACTACAAAGAG TTACCTCTTGGGGACGAAGATGGGACAGAAAACTTGCATGCCGTTGATGAACGAAAAGATGGTCCTTTACTTGGTAGACAAGGTGCCAAACCGAATTCAGCGGTTCGTGGCCCAAAGCAAAACCTCTTGACACTTGAAACTTTATCTTCCGACCCTCAGCATAGAGAAAGAATCACAGAGGAATTTATGGATCACAGTGCCCAGAAACAAGTTAACCCAATGTTGCGACGCTTGCCTCCAAAATTTTTCTCACCTCGAAATGATATATATGGATCCACTCCTGAGGAGAAACATAAACTTGAATTGAACAGCAAACCCTTTCCAAGGCCAATTGAGACTAAAAGAATACTAGAGTGTCTCCCTACTAGATTAGAGTGCAGATTGTATAATCCAAATGAAATCGCGAAGGCGACCAATAATTTCTCAGAAGACCTGAAGGTTGGGGAAGGAGGTTATGGACCAGTCTATAAAGCTACACTTAGTAATACCCCTGTTGCAGTCAAGATTCTTCACTCCAATGTAACTCAAGGCCTGAAACAGTTTCAACAGGAG ATTGATCTGCTGAACAACCTTCGGCATCCCAACATGGTACAACTAGTGGGTGCTTGTCCCGAGTATGGTTGCCTAATATACGAGTACATGCCGAATGGTAGCCTCGAGGACCGGCTCTATTGTCGTTCAAACACTCCGCCACTGCCATGGCAGCTCCGTTTCAAGATTTCAGTGGAGTTAGCCACTGGCCTGCTCTACCTACACAAAATGAAGCCTGAAGCCTTTGTTCACCGAGACCTCAAGCCTGGGAACATCCTCCTTGGCGAAGATTTCGTCTGCAAGATCGCCGATGTTGGTCTCGCCCGCATCATCCCCCGATCGATGGATGACACAAAGACGCAGTACCGGATGACCGACGCAGCGGGGACCTTTTGCTACATTGATCCTGAGTACCAGAAGACAGGACTGGTCAGCACAAAATCTGATGTGTATGCCCTCGGCATTATCTATCTTCAGATGATCACCGCAAAGGACGCCATGGGGCTCGCCTACGCTGTATCTGATGCACTGGAAGAAGGGACCTTTGAGGATCTCTTGGATAGCAGAGTGACTGGCTGGCCGGTGGAGGAGGCGAAGAGGTTTGCCGAGCTTGCACTGAAATGCTGCGAGCTGCGGCATAGAGACCGCCCCGATCTGGAATCTGTTGTGCTACCTGAGCTAGTCCGTCTGCATGCACTAAGTGTGCCATCTGAACATCCTTCCATGGACCAATCCCATCAGCGTTCAGCCAGTGACAAG GATTTAATTTTGGTTGATGGCTTGTCTGAGATTCTTACCGAAGGGAGTGCGAAGGCAGGATCATTTTCAGCATAG